From a single Aquarana catesbeiana isolate 2022-GZ linkage group LG09, ASM4218655v1, whole genome shotgun sequence genomic region:
- the LOC141107848 gene encoding uncharacterized protein isoform X1, whose translation MEKKPGFRMKGLCIFLIFLLNSGSILSPMLVMAQSSTTTGAITTEAPTTTAAQTTTVAITTTAAPTTSAAPTTTAAPTTTAAPTTTAAPTTTPAPTTTEAPTTTAAQTTTIAPTTTEAPTTTAGPTTTAAPTTTAAQTTTEAITTSAAPTTTEAPTTTAAPTTTAVPTTTAAPTTTAAPTTTAAPTTTAAPTTTAAPTTTAAPTTTPAPTTTAAPTTTAAQTTTAAPTTTAAQTTTAAITTTAAPTTTEAPTTTAAPTTTAAPTTTAAPTTTAAPTTTAAPTTTEAPTTTAVPTTTATPTTTAAPTTTAAPTTTTTPTTTEAPTTTAAPTTTAAPTTTAAPTTTAAPTTTAAPTTTAAPTTTASPTTTAAQTTTAAPTTTAAPTTTAAPTTTAVQTTTTAPTTTEAQTTTAAITTTAAPTTTEAPTTTAAPTTTTAPTTTAAPTTTAASTTTAVPTTTAVPTTTVAPTTTAAPTTTAAPTTTTTPTTTAAPTTTAAPTTTAALTTTATPTTTTATTTTAASTTAATPTTSEAPTTTAAPTTTAVPTTTVSPTTTAAQTTTAAITTTAAPTTTEAPTTPTAPTATAVPTTTAAPSTTAAPTTTAAPTTTGAPTTTAVPTTTVSPTTTAAPTTTAAPTTAAAPTTSEAQTTTAVPSTTVAQTTTAALITSEAQTTTSMTTTAVQTTTAAQSSTASLTTTAALTTTIVPTTTAASTTMAAQTTTASPTTGSSATTVASATTTALSTAESSTITTAPTTIALPTTTAVPTSSVVPATAAGPNIASAADAGGLTYYDRLFIALGSAGGAILLALGIFGVLALLNSLGFLSFGTAAPAALAAVPVTVSTTTALPNVGILPSTIQPSNIYPSYYTHSNAYNIPGTNVLPRQPPVHTVRHPTIHPPRQPPHHPHRQPSHSPPHNRSHSPTRQPFPQPRPNPTIPNTPNFNRGVFNYEP comes from the exons ATGGAGAAAAAACCTGGATTTAGAATGAAGGGGCTTTGCATATTTCTCATATTCTTGCTAAATTCAG gCTCAATATTATCTCCAATGTTGGTGATGGCCCAAA gttCAACTACTACTGGAGCCattactactgaagcaccaactactacagcagCCCAAACAACTACAGTAGCAATAACTACTACTGCAGCCCCAACCACTTCAGCAGCTCCAACTACCACTGCAGCCCCAACTACTACAGCAGCACCCACTACTACTGCAGCACCAACTACCACTCCCGCCCCAACCACTACCGAAGCCCCAACTACTACTGCAGCCCAAACAACTACaatagcaccaactactacagaagcccCAACCACTACAGCAGGACCAACTACTACagcagcaccaactactactgcagcccAAACAACTACAGAAGCAATAACTACAAGTGCAGCCCCAaccactacagaagcaccaactacaaCTGCAGCTCCAACTACTACAGCAGTACCCACTACTACTGCAGCTCCAACCACTACAGCAGCCCCAACTACCACTGCAGCTCCAACTACTACAGCAGCACCCACTACTACAGCAGCACCCACTACGACTGCAGCACCAACTACCACTCCCGCCCCAACCACTACAGCAGCCCCAACTACTACTGCAGCTCAAACAACTACagcagcaccaactactactgcagcccAAACAACTACAGCAGCAATAACTACAACTGCAGCCCCAaccactacagaagcaccaactacaaCTGCAGCTCCAACTACTACAGCAGCACCCACTACTACTGCAGCACCCACTACTACTGCAGCACCAACTACCACTGCAGCCCCAAccactacagaagcgccaactactactgcAGTCCCAACAACTACAGCAACCCCAACCACTACAGCAGCACCCACTACTACTGCAGCCCCAACCACTACAACAACACCAACCACCACTGAAGCCCCAACAACTACAGCAGCACCCACTACTACTGCAGCACCAACTACCACTGCCGCCCCAACAACTACAGCAGCACCCACTACTACTGCAGCACCAACTACCACTGCCGCCCCAACCACTACAGCATCCCCAACTACTACTGCAGCCCAAACAACTACagcagcaccaactactacagcagCCCCAACCACTACagcagcaccaactactacagcagTCCAAACAACTACcacagcaccaactactactgaagcccAAACAACTACAGCAGCAATAACTACAACTGCAGCCCCAaccactacagaagcaccaactacaaCTGCAGCTCCAACTACTACAACAGCACCCACCACTACTGCAGCACCAACTACCACTGCAGCCTCAACCACTACAGCAGTGCCAACTACTACTGCAGTCCCAACAACTACAGTAGCCCCAACTACTACAGCAGCACCCACTACTACCGCAGCCCCAACCACTACAACAACACCAACTACCACTGCAGCCCCAACAACTACAGCAGCTCCAACTACTACAGCAGCACTCACTACTACTGCAACCCCAACCACTACAACAGCAACAACTACCACTGCAGCTTCAACAACTGCAGCAACCCCAACTACTTCTGAAGCCCCAACCACTACAGCAGCACCCACTACAACTGCAGTGCCAACAACTACAGTatcaccaactactactgcagcccAAACAACTACAGCAGCAATAACTACTACTGCAGCCCCAaccactacagaagcaccaactacacCTACAGCCCCAACTGCTACAGCAGTACCCACTACTACAGCAGCCCCATCCACTACAGCAGCCCCAACTACCACTGCAGCTCCAACTACTACAGGAGCACCCACTACAACTGCAGTGCCAACAACTACAGTCTCACCAACTACCACTGCAGCACCAACAACTACAGCAGCACCAACAACTGCAGCCGCACCAACCACCAGTGAAGCCCAAACTACTACAGCAGTACCCAGCACTACTGTGGCCCAAACAACTACAGCAGCACTAATCACCAGTGAAGCCCAAACTACTACATCCATGACTACTACTGCAGTACAAACTACCACAGCAGCCCAGAGTAGTACAGCATCACTAACTACTACTGCAGCCCTAACTACAACTATAGTACCAACTACCACTGCAGCCTCAACAACTATGGCAGCACAAACTACCACAGCATCCCCAACTACTGGATCCTCAGCAACTACTGTTGCCTCAGCTACTACTACAGCATTATCTACTGCAGAATCATCAACTATTACTACAGCGCCAACTACTATTGCTTTACCAACTACTACTGCAGTCCCAACTTCTTCTGTAGTGCCAGCTACTGCAGCAGGACCCAACATAGCCTCAG CAGCTGATGCTGGAGGACTTACCTACTATGATAGGCTTTTCATTGCATTAGGTAGCGCTGGAGGTGCAATTCTACTTGCACTGGGAATATTTGGG GTTCTGGCATTGCTAAACTCTTTAGGATTTCTGAGTTTTGGAACTGCTGCACCTGCTGCCCTGGCTGCTGTCCCTGTCACCGTGAGCACAACCACAGCTCTACCTAATGTTGGGATTTTACCTTCCACTATCCAACCATCCAATATCTATCCATCATACTATACTCACAGTAATGCATATAATATCCCCGGCACTAACGTATTACCACGGCAACCACCAGTTCACACAGTAAGACATCCAACAATTCATCCACCACGGCAGCCCCCACATCATCCACACCGTCAACCATCACATTCACCACCACATAATCGATCTCATTCCCCAACACGCCAACCATTCCCTCAACCACGACCTAATCCTACAATTCCCAATACCCCAAACTTTAACAGAGGAGTATTTAACTATGAACCATAA
- the LOC141107848 gene encoding uncharacterized protein isoform X2, with protein MEKKPGFRMKGLCIFLIFLLNSGSILSPMLVMAQSSTTTGAITTEAPTTTAAQTTTVAITTTAAPTTSAAPTTTAAPTTTAAPTTTAAPTTTPAPTTTEAPTTTAAQTTTIAPTTTEAPTTTAGPTTTAAPTTTAAQTTTEAITTSAAPTTTEAPTTTAAPTTTAVPTTTAAPTTTAAPTTTAAPTTTAAPTTTAAPTTTAAPTTTPAPTTTAAPTTTAAQTTTAAPTTTAAQTTTAAITTTAAPTTTEAPTTTAAPTTTAAPTTTAAPTTTAAPTTTAAPTTTEAPTTTAVPTTTATPTTTAAPTTTAAPTTTTTPTTTEAPTTTAAPTTTAAPTTTAAPTTTAAPTTTAAPTTTAAPTTTASPTTTAAQTTTAAPTTTAAPTTTAAPTTTAVQTTTTAPTTTEAQTTTAAITTTAAPTTTEAPTTTAAPTTTTAPTTTAAPTTTAASTTTAVPTTTAVPTTTVAPTTTAAPTTTAAPTTTTTPTTTAAPTTTAAPTTTAALTTTATPTTTTATTTTAASTTAATPTTSEAPTTTAAPTTTAVPTTTVSPTTTAAQTTTAAITTTAAPTTTEAPTTPTAPTATAVPTTTAAPSTTAAPTTTAAPTTTGAPTTTAVPTTTVSPTTTAAPTTTAAPTTAAAPTTSEAQTTTAVPSTTVAQTTTAALITSEAQTTTSMTTTAVQTTTAAQSSTASLTTTAALTTTIVPTTTAASTTMAAQTTTASPTTGSSATTVASATTTALSTAESSTITTAPTTIALPTTTAVPTSSVVPATAAGPNIASADAGGLTYYDRLFIALGSAGGAILLALGIFGVLALLNSLGFLSFGTAAPAALAAVPVTVSTTTALPNVGILPSTIQPSNIYPSYYTHSNAYNIPGTNVLPRQPPVHTVRHPTIHPPRQPPHHPHRQPSHSPPHNRSHSPTRQPFPQPRPNPTIPNTPNFNRGVFNYEP; from the exons ATGGAGAAAAAACCTGGATTTAGAATGAAGGGGCTTTGCATATTTCTCATATTCTTGCTAAATTCAG gCTCAATATTATCTCCAATGTTGGTGATGGCCCAAA gttCAACTACTACTGGAGCCattactactgaagcaccaactactacagcagCCCAAACAACTACAGTAGCAATAACTACTACTGCAGCCCCAACCACTTCAGCAGCTCCAACTACCACTGCAGCCCCAACTACTACAGCAGCACCCACTACTACTGCAGCACCAACTACCACTCCCGCCCCAACCACTACCGAAGCCCCAACTACTACTGCAGCCCAAACAACTACaatagcaccaactactacagaagcccCAACCACTACAGCAGGACCAACTACTACagcagcaccaactactactgcagcccAAACAACTACAGAAGCAATAACTACAAGTGCAGCCCCAaccactacagaagcaccaactacaaCTGCAGCTCCAACTACTACAGCAGTACCCACTACTACTGCAGCTCCAACCACTACAGCAGCCCCAACTACCACTGCAGCTCCAACTACTACAGCAGCACCCACTACTACAGCAGCACCCACTACGACTGCAGCACCAACTACCACTCCCGCCCCAACCACTACAGCAGCCCCAACTACTACTGCAGCTCAAACAACTACagcagcaccaactactactgcagcccAAACAACTACAGCAGCAATAACTACAACTGCAGCCCCAaccactacagaagcaccaactacaaCTGCAGCTCCAACTACTACAGCAGCACCCACTACTACTGCAGCACCCACTACTACTGCAGCACCAACTACCACTGCAGCCCCAAccactacagaagcgccaactactactgcAGTCCCAACAACTACAGCAACCCCAACCACTACAGCAGCACCCACTACTACTGCAGCCCCAACCACTACAACAACACCAACCACCACTGAAGCCCCAACAACTACAGCAGCACCCACTACTACTGCAGCACCAACTACCACTGCCGCCCCAACAACTACAGCAGCACCCACTACTACTGCAGCACCAACTACCACTGCCGCCCCAACCACTACAGCATCCCCAACTACTACTGCAGCCCAAACAACTACagcagcaccaactactacagcagCCCCAACCACTACagcagcaccaactactacagcagTCCAAACAACTACcacagcaccaactactactgaagcccAAACAACTACAGCAGCAATAACTACAACTGCAGCCCCAaccactacagaagcaccaactacaaCTGCAGCTCCAACTACTACAACAGCACCCACCACTACTGCAGCACCAACTACCACTGCAGCCTCAACCACTACAGCAGTGCCAACTACTACTGCAGTCCCAACAACTACAGTAGCCCCAACTACTACAGCAGCACCCACTACTACCGCAGCCCCAACCACTACAACAACACCAACTACCACTGCAGCCCCAACAACTACAGCAGCTCCAACTACTACAGCAGCACTCACTACTACTGCAACCCCAACCACTACAACAGCAACAACTACCACTGCAGCTTCAACAACTGCAGCAACCCCAACTACTTCTGAAGCCCCAACCACTACAGCAGCACCCACTACAACTGCAGTGCCAACAACTACAGTatcaccaactactactgcagcccAAACAACTACAGCAGCAATAACTACTACTGCAGCCCCAaccactacagaagcaccaactacacCTACAGCCCCAACTGCTACAGCAGTACCCACTACTACAGCAGCCCCATCCACTACAGCAGCCCCAACTACCACTGCAGCTCCAACTACTACAGGAGCACCCACTACAACTGCAGTGCCAACAACTACAGTCTCACCAACTACCACTGCAGCACCAACAACTACAGCAGCACCAACAACTGCAGCCGCACCAACCACCAGTGAAGCCCAAACTACTACAGCAGTACCCAGCACTACTGTGGCCCAAACAACTACAGCAGCACTAATCACCAGTGAAGCCCAAACTACTACATCCATGACTACTACTGCAGTACAAACTACCACAGCAGCCCAGAGTAGTACAGCATCACTAACTACTACTGCAGCCCTAACTACAACTATAGTACCAACTACCACTGCAGCCTCAACAACTATGGCAGCACAAACTACCACAGCATCCCCAACTACTGGATCCTCAGCAACTACTGTTGCCTCAGCTACTACTACAGCATTATCTACTGCAGAATCATCAACTATTACTACAGCGCCAACTACTATTGCTTTACCAACTACTACTGCAGTCCCAACTTCTTCTGTAGTGCCAGCTACTGCAGCAGGACCCAACATAGCCTCAG CTGATGCTGGAGGACTTACCTACTATGATAGGCTTTTCATTGCATTAGGTAGCGCTGGAGGTGCAATTCTACTTGCACTGGGAATATTTGGG GTTCTGGCATTGCTAAACTCTTTAGGATTTCTGAGTTTTGGAACTGCTGCACCTGCTGCCCTGGCTGCTGTCCCTGTCACCGTGAGCACAACCACAGCTCTACCTAATGTTGGGATTTTACCTTCCACTATCCAACCATCCAATATCTATCCATCATACTATACTCACAGTAATGCATATAATATCCCCGGCACTAACGTATTACCACGGCAACCACCAGTTCACACAGTAAGACATCCAACAATTCATCCACCACGGCAGCCCCCACATCATCCACACCGTCAACCATCACATTCACCACCACATAATCGATCTCATTCCCCAACACGCCAACCATTCCCTCAACCACGACCTAATCCTACAATTCCCAATACCCCAAACTTTAACAGAGGAGTATTTAACTATGAACCATAA